The Allochromatium tepidum genome has a window encoding:
- the rnhB gene encoding ribonuclease HII, translating into MPDYPKTLQHTPIAGVDEAGRGPLAGPVCAAAVILDPARPIAGIGDSKKLSPARRERLEPLIREQALAWSVAWAGTEEIDRLNILQATMLAMRRAVESLRIRPSKVLIDGNRCPELDIAAEAVIGGDGSVPVIGAASILAKVARDRFMVELDAECPGYGFAKHKGYPTREHLEALARLGPCRRHRLSFAPLSKAHSSAH; encoded by the coding sequence ATGCCAGATTACCCAAAAACCCTTCAACACACCCCGATCGCCGGCGTCGACGAAGCCGGGCGCGGCCCGCTCGCCGGTCCGGTGTGCGCGGCGGCGGTCATCCTCGATCCCGCGCGTCCGATCGCCGGCATCGGCGATTCCAAGAAACTCAGCCCCGCGCGCCGCGAGCGTCTGGAGCCGCTGATCCGCGAGCAGGCGCTCGCTTGGTCGGTCGCCTGGGCCGGCACCGAGGAGATCGACCGACTCAACATCCTGCAAGCAACCATGCTTGCAATGCGCCGTGCGGTCGAATCGCTCCGGATCCGCCCGAGCAAGGTGCTGATCGACGGCAACCGCTGCCCGGAGCTGGACATCGCCGCCGAGGCCGTCATCGGCGGTGACGGCTCGGTGCCGGTCATCGGTGCAGCCTCCATCCTGGCCAAGGTCGCACGCGACCGCTTCATGGTCGAACTGGACGCCGAGTGCCCCGGCTATGGCTTCGCCAAGCACAAGGGCTATCCAACCCGCGAGCATCTCGAAGCGCTCGCGCGGCTCGGCCCCTGTCGCCGGCATCGGCTCAGCTTCGCACCGCTGTCCAAAGCGCATTCGTCGGCGCACTGA